The nucleotide window GAGCCAGAGTCGCTGGATCCGCACATCAGCACCGGTCAGCCTGAAGCTCGGATCCAGTATGGCTTGTTCGACGGGCTGACCGAGGCGCATCCGGAAACGTCGGAGCCGATCCCGTCGATGGCGGAGCGATGGGAGAGCCTCCACAGCAACACCGAGTTCGTCTTCCATCTGCGCGACGGGCTGCAATGGTCCAATGGCCGTCCGATCACCGCGGAGGACTTCGTCTACAGCCTGCGTCGCGGGCTGTCGCCTGGGCTCGCCGCGCGCGCGGCCTACATGGCGTACGACATCGAGTACGCGCAGGCGTACAACGAGGGCGGCCTGTTCGTGCGCGACCGCCGGACCGGTGCGTTCCTCGCCGATCCGGCCAGCCCGACGCACCGGCTGGTGCTGCCGGGCGACGAGCGCGCCAGAGCCGACGCGCTGAAGGCGCCCGCGCTCGCGGCGGCGGTGGGCCAGGAGCTCGTGCCGGTCACGGCCGAGGACATCGGCGTCGAAGCCGTCGACGCGCGCACCCTGCGCTTCCGGCTCGCCCGGGCGATTCCGTTTCTCGCCGGGCTCGTCGCGCACCAGTTCTTCCGTCCCGTGCCTCGCGAGGCCGTCGAGCGATTCGGCGACGCCTGGACGCGTCCCGAGCACATCGTGACGAGCGGCGCGTTCACGCTCGACACCTGGAAGCCGTACGACCGCATCATCCTCGTGCGGAACCCGCGCTACTGGGATGCCGGCCGCGTCAGGCTCGATCGCATCACGTTCTATCCGCTCGAGGATGCGACGACGATGATGAACTTGTACAAGGCGGGGGAGGTGGACGCCGTCTACAACCACGTGCCGCCGGCCGCGTGGATCGACAGCCTGCGCGGCAAGAAGGACTACATGGACGAGCCCGAGGTCACGATCGAGTACTACATGTTCAACACGACGCGGCCGCCCATGAACGACGTCCGCGTCCGGAAAGCGCTCAACATGGCGATCGACAAGGCCGCGCTCGCGGCGTATCGGCGCACGGCCAAGCCGCTGACCGGGTTCGTGCCTGCCGCGATCTTCCCCGGCTATCCTGCGCCGGAGGGCGACCCGTTCGACCCGGAGCGTGCGCGGCGGCTGCTCGCCGAGGCCGGCTATCGCACGCCGTCGGGCGAGTACGATTCGTCCCGGTTCCCGATCGGCGAGGTCGAGCTGACGTACAACACGTCGGAGAGCAACCGCCAGACCGCGGAGTTCGTCCAGGCGCAGTGGAAGCAGAACCTGGGACTGACGGTGCCGATCAAGAACATGGAGTGGAAGACGTTCCTGTCGACGCGGGCGGCGCTCGAGTACGAAGGCGTGTCCCGCGCGGGCTGGGTGGGCGACTACATGGACCCCTACACGTTTCTCGCGCTCTTCAGCACGGTCGGCGGCGACAACGGCACGGGCTGGTTCGATCCGCG belongs to Acidobacteriota bacterium and includes:
- a CDS encoding peptide ABC transporter substrate-binding protein, giving the protein MRHAFRSSWTRLAAIALLASAGCAVASSTSPYFGEVRPPDGQVLRYISGSEPESLDPHISTGQPEARIQYGLFDGLTEAHPETSEPIPSMAERWESLHSNTEFVFHLRDGLQWSNGRPITAEDFVYSLRRGLSPGLAARAAYMAYDIEYAQAYNEGGLFVRDRRTGAFLADPASPTHRLVLPGDERARADALKAPALAAAVGQELVPVTAEDIGVEAVDARTLRFRLARAIPFLAGLVAHQFFRPVPREAVERFGDAWTRPEHIVTSGAFTLDTWKPYDRIILVRNPRYWDAGRVRLDRITFYPLEDATTMMNLYKAGEVDAVYNHVPPAAWIDSLRGKKDYMDEPEVTIEYYMFNTTRPPMNDVRVRKALNMAIDKAALAAYRRTAKPLTGFVPAAIFPGYPAPEGDPFDPERARRLLAEAGYRTPSGEYDSSRFPIGEVELTYNTSESNRQTAEFVQAQWKQNLGLTVPIKNMEWKTFLSTRAALEYEGVSRAGWVGDYMDPYTFLALFSTVGGDNGTGWFDPRYAAMLVRANGEPDPHERYRQLAEAEKRLLDVQPVIPLTTPATNWMKKPYVKGMFANPQTLHAWKFVYIEHDASKWDDPVTIVP